ATCAATGGGGATGGGAACCTCCAACAGGTTCCTAATGCATATTGCAACAATATGTGGAGTCAGAAAAGACAGAGGAGTGTCCAGATGAAAAGGATCAGGTTATTGGTAGATCTCAGCCTGAGGCTTTCAACTGTAGGTACAAAGAGGCTCCAGTCAGGTAAGAGATCCGCActtcctcctgctctgagaactacatttctcagtgtttgaaTCCTGTTACCGCATCACAAAAGGAGACAGGTAGAGGCACCTCGGGAGTGATGCTGTGTCCTACTTAATGCTGGCAGTGTACACCTGGGATTTGGGCACAGCAGAACCCAGGTGAGCTGTGGGTACCCCACTGCCTTATCAGCACATTGCTGCACATGCAAACAGAGCTGAGGTGCTGCAAATCTCTGTCCAAACCCCCATGGGCTTCTCAGCTGGGAGGGTGAGATCCCCCATTTGTCTGCCCACCCCTTATCCTTCTCCAGCTGTTTCTGCTATGCAGCACTTGTGCCTAAATACACCCATTTTGCTGCTTCCCAGTCAGGTGCTGGATGTGATTGCAAAACCTGGGGAGGTTTCCAAGCTTCGGAGGGAGTTGTAATtccctctttgtttctttctgttttagctGGAGATTCATATTCTATTTCACATCATTCTTCTCTGGGGTGGCTCTCATATACGATGTAAGTATGTCAGTTGGGAAACACTGTGGGGTTACACCTTCTGTGTCTTCCTCATTCATGGAAAATAAGTTTGATGCTCCTGGGCTGCTCCAAGGAACGCACAGATGGTGTGAGGCCATGTCTGTGGGTTTGGGCCACAGTCTCGGAGCCAAAGAAGGACAAGTTCAGGGACGTAGCACAGAACTGTTCCCAACCCACATCCAGGACAGCCCCTTATCCAGATACAGGCCTGGCCATGTGCCAGCGATGTCaccatgcttttcttcatcCCGGCTACACCCACTGCCCGATGGGTATCATCACTTCTAGTGGAACATTCACCAGTGACAACCACCATCCACTTTAGCCAAGGTCAGGGGCAGATTGGCTGTACCAATGCTGACACCATGTGCTTACTGAAGTGCTTCTCCATGCTGTTGATACACTTTGTTAGGACTATGGGCTCttactgctgccttctctttgtGCAGAAGCCGTGGGTTTGGGATCACACTGTGTGCTGGCTGCGATATCCACAACAGGTGAGCTGCAAGTCTGTGGGATAACTCAGGTTGGAAGGAGGTTTCTTGTCAGCTGTGAGCTCAGGTCTTACTCCAGTCTGATTTTGAAGACCTTAGGGGATGGAAACTGCACAGTGTCCCCAGGCAACCTGTCCTGTTGTTTAACAACTGTCATGAGGACAAAGGTTCCCCTTAGATCCACCTCTTGTTTCTAATCATGCACGCTGCCTCTCACCCTCCCACCATGAACCGCAGTGAAAACTTGGCTGTCTTCCTGACCAACTCAGCTCCCTGTGGGTGGTGCAtatggaggagcagcaggaggctgtCCTGCCTGTGCCCTGAGCAGCCACCTATTCTCATTGAGTTTCTCTGTAATACAAGCCTGGTTAGGAGCAGCTCCATGTGTGAGGCTACAAAAGGGATGAAGCAGTCAGGATAACCCTTGAATTCTTGAAGAGGAATGGGGACAGAACATCCAACAGGAGATCCTGGCTCCCCTCAGTTCCTCTGTGATGATCTGGGACTTGTCCTGCTCTCAGCACGGCCGCCAGTACAGCAGCAAACAGTTCAGCCACAGGGGATGGGGAAACATAGATATGACCAAGCCCTGCTGTCCCAAACGCAGTCTGAATTAATGCACTTTCTTGGAAAGAGTCTTGTCCTTTCCTGTCCCCCAAGGCTAAGAAAGGGTTGTCATGCTACCTTTTGCTTGTGTCACAGCCTCTTCTGCCCGCTCTGGGCTGGTTCTACCTGTTGGAGCTCTCCTTCTACTGGTCACTGGTCATCACTCTGCCCTTTGATGTGAAGAGGAAGGTgagtgacagcagcacagctgcaaccCACTGCCTCAGCACCATTCAGCCTCTATGACAACCTTTGCACATAGAGGCTTACCCATACTGCAAGGCATATTCCCTACCTGCAGGATCTCCAGCCACCCCCATTGGTTCCTCTCCATGTTCCTCCActgtggctgctgggcaggTCCTGCCCCAGGCCAAAGGCATCTATTGTTATCACACACAGCTCTTTGATACATGGGAGGGTGAGCCCACATACAGCCTAGGAGGAAAATATGGGGTGTTAAGGGCTGATACTTTGCAGAGGTGTTTGCCACATCCAGCAAGGCAGCACCATCCACAAACAGCCACTGCCAGGTCAAGACACCCTGTCTTCTCCTTACAGGACTTTAAGGAACAGATCATCCACCACATTGCCACCATCACTCTGATCTTTGTATCCTACTGTGCCAACCTGATACGGCTTGGGGTGATGATCATGCTGGTCCACGATTCCTCTGATTACCTTCTAGAGGTAAGTTCCCCTCACTCAGAAATGCAGGTCCATGCTCACATCTGTCAGTAGGGCATTGCTACACTTGATCTGTGCAGTGGGAGGGCCAGCAAACATCACATTTACTGCCCCTGGGGGAAAGTGCACAACAGGACATCAATCAACAAATCCAGTAACGCATCAGCTCATGGGAAATCCCTGCAACTCTGCAGGAGAGGGGTGAGAGAAGGAGCAAGCTGCCATGTGGGATACGTGGCTGTTTGTCTCTCTGCAGTTGGCCAAGGTTCTCCATTACATGAAATGGAAGCGGGTCTGCGAAGCCgtcttctttgcttttgctgtggtGTTCATCAGCTCCCGCCTTGTCGTTTTCCCACTAATGTGAGTTATGTTTTAACGAACAGAACATTCCAGGTAAGCTCAAAGACAAATCCAGCTAGAACTGGGGGAACTGAGAAGGAAAGCTGAGGGTTGTTAGCTATAAATTAACCTTGAGTAGCAAACTGCCCTTCTTCCCCAGGCTGAGGCTGTGTCCCATATTGCACACTGCCATAGACACGCAGCACATGGagaagcactgcctgctgctcctggagggTGTTGGAGGTTTCCAACCAGCAGCCTGTCAGTGAACACTATGGGATGGCTGCCAATTTTAAGTGTCACTGCATGTCTTTTGGGACCTGGGACATGCTTGCTAGAGTCTGTTTCTGAGGCAGAGCGAGAAGGCACCAAAGTGTAGCATgatttcccagcacagctcagctctgcccagagGACCCAGGAGACAAATATCTGCCCAAAAAGATTCTTGACCCTTTTAAGTGTGAAGGCACACGGCCTGCTGGAGTCTTGTCTCTTCTCatttgtctctctctctctcccacaGCACATACTATTACTATGTGACAAAATTTGAGATGTTCTTCCTAAGCTGCCTGATAAACGCTTTCCTGGTGGTCCTGCAGCTCTTGCACATTTTCTGGTCCTACCTAATCCTCCGGATGACCTTCAGTGTCATCCTCTATGGTGCGGtaagaaaaacctttttctccTCCATGACCACGAAAGCCAGAGTGGTTCTGCACCATGCTTGGgatggttggacctgatgatctcttgaggtcccttccaaatacAGGGACAATTACCACGTTGGCACTAAGGACCTGAGTTCacttattatttctattatacCTCTCAGGTTATTTCATCAGTGCTCTGAATGAAAGCAGGACTATATAATATCGCATGGCAGAGGTTCTGCAGCTCATTTaaatcatctttctttcctacagaaaaaaaaagatgcaagaaGTGACACTGAGGAAAGTGATGGGAGCGAAGCAGAGGATGCAGCTAAAAATGAGTAGCACGAGTTTGTTATCAAACAGCAAGTGACAGAGTATTAGAAGTACAGAAGCTGAAAAGGACCTGGAGGAAGAGGCCAGACAGGTTCATAGACCCCTCCACAGTGGTACACACAAAGCACCATCTAACATCTACATTGGCTGCTTCAtaagtaatgcttcctatttacCTCCGTGGAAACTATAACAGATACAAGAGCACAGtgacactatttgatagagcaaactgtcagctacaaaatgctatttctcAACACAGCCACTGCCactagctgtgcattttcaccagtgatgaatgagagctgtgtgctgcacttAAGTCTGCACAATTGGTGGTGCCCCACTGAcccaccccacatccctcactgtgctgcatcCACTAGTTAGTCTCCATAAATGTTAAgtaagcatcaatgaatgtcaatgagtgccatttttttgcatggaggaattcagtgatgcccctttgcttcatccacactcCCATGTCAGgcctcccctctgctgccatctgtcacatgacaacaTGTAAAGGGATACTGTTggaaaggttcagcctctgctgccatcccaccaacagcCACCTCTGACATGGGCTGACATcataaagtaggaggcattacttttggagcagaccTCTTAAATTTCATCGTATAATTTCCAGGCAATAAGTAACTTTAAGAGATGTTTTCTTCACATCTTCTATCAGG
The DNA window shown above is from Coturnix japonica isolate 7356 chromosome 28, Coturnix japonica 2.1, whole genome shotgun sequence and carries:
- the LOC107325374 gene encoding ceramide synthase 4-like — protein: MGLLEELWHHQYWLPPGATWEDMKESADTLYPKPQDLWLCIPGALLLLVVRCVFERTIALPLSRRLGVRDKTRPKVQPNATLEGFYKLLGRTPKDGDLVSVAKQSGLPVKTVQTWFRHRRAQDHPKLTKRFCEASWRFIFYFTSFFSGVALIYDKPWVWDHTVCWLRYPQQPLLPALGWFYLLELSFYWSLVITLPFDVKRKDFKEQIIHHIATITLIFVSYCANLIRLGVMIMLVHDSSDYLLELAKVLHYMKWKRVCEAVFFAFAVVFISSRLVVFPLITYYYYVTKFEMFFLSCLINAFLVVLQLLHIFWSYLILRMTFSVILYGAKKKDARSDTEESDGSEAEDAAKNE